The uncultured Bacteroides sp. genome has a segment encoding these proteins:
- a CDS encoding glutamine synthetase III yields the protein MSKLRFRVVESAFAKKATEVPTPAERPSDYFGKYVFNKSKMFKYLPTKVYQSLMDAMENGTPLNRDIANAVAAGMQKWALEMGATHYTHWFHPLTEGTAEKHDAFVEHDGKGGMIEEFSGKLLIQQEPDASSFPSGGIRNTFEARGYSAWDPSSPAFIVGDTLCIPTIFIAYTGESLDYKAPLLKALQAVNKAAVDVVHYFNPEVKKVICNLGWEQEYFLVDEGLYAARPDLLLTGRTLMGHESSKNQQLEDHYFGAIPTRVTAFMTDLEIESLKLGIPVKTRHNEVAPNQFELAPIFEECNLANDHNLLVMALMRKIARQHGFRVLLHEKPFKGVNGSGKHNNWSLGTDNGILLLGPGKTSEENLRFVTFVANVLMAVYRHNGLLKASISSATNAHRLGANEAPPAIISSFLGKQLSQVLKHLAESTKDDLISLSGKQGMKLDIPQIPELLIDNTDRNRTSPFAFTGNRFEFRAVGSEANCASAMIALNAAVAEQLVIFKQEVDALIEKGEPKISAVLEIVRKTIIECEAIHFDGNGYSDEWKAEALKRGLDCETSVPVIFDSYLKESSIKMFESTGVMTKVELEARNEVKWETYTKKIQIEARVLGDLAMNHIIPIATKYQSQLIDNVYKMKDLFPGDKAAKLSAKNLELIEEIATRTIFIQEKVNEMIEARKVANKIEEEREKALVYHDKIVPTLEEIRYHIDKLELIVDDQLWTLPKYRELLFIR from the coding sequence ATGTCAAAACTTAGATTCAGAGTAGTAGAAAGTGCTTTCGCAAAGAAAGCTACTGAAGTTCCGACTCCTGCGGAGAGACCTTCTGATTATTTCGGTAAGTATGTGTTTAACAAGTCTAAAATGTTTAAGTATCTTCCAACAAAGGTGTATCAATCATTGATGGATGCTATGGAAAATGGCACACCACTCAACAGAGATATTGCTAATGCCGTAGCAGCAGGAATGCAGAAATGGGCACTAGAAATGGGAGCTACTCACTATACACACTGGTTCCACCCATTAACAGAAGGTACTGCTGAAAAGCATGATGCTTTCGTTGAGCATGATGGAAAAGGTGGTATGATTGAAGAATTTAGTGGCAAACTACTTATTCAACAAGAACCAGATGCTTCCAGTTTCCCAAGTGGTGGTATTCGTAACACATTTGAAGCTCGTGGATATTCTGCATGGGATCCTTCATCTCCTGCATTTATTGTTGGCGACACTCTATGTATCCCAACTATCTTCATCGCATACACAGGTGAATCATTAGACTACAAAGCGCCTCTTTTAAAAGCTTTACAGGCAGTAAACAAAGCAGCTGTAGACGTAGTTCACTACTTTAACCCTGAAGTTAAAAAAGTTATTTGTAATTTAGGCTGGGAACAAGAATATTTCTTGGTTGACGAAGGTCTTTATGCTGCTCGCCCTGATTTACTTTTAACTGGTCGTACCTTAATGGGTCACGAAAGTTCTAAGAATCAGCAATTGGAAGACCACTATTTTGGTGCAATTCCTACTCGTGTTACAGCATTCATGACAGACCTTGAAATTGAAAGTTTGAAATTAGGTATTCCAGTGAAAACTCGTCACAACGAAGTTGCTCCTAACCAATTTGAGCTTGCTCCTATCTTTGAAGAATGTAACCTGGCAAATGACCACAACCTTTTGGTAATGGCTTTGATGCGTAAAATCGCTCGCCAACATGGATTCCGTGTTTTATTACACGAAAAACCATTCAAAGGTGTAAACGGTTCAGGTAAGCACAATAACTGGTCACTAGGCACTGATAACGGTATTTTATTATTAGGACCAGGTAAAACATCTGAAGAAAATCTTCGTTTTGTTACTTTCGTTGCAAACGTTTTGATGGCAGTATATCGCCACAACGGATTGTTGAAGGCAAGTATTTCTTCAGCAACTAATGCTCACCGTTTAGGGGCAAATGAAGCACCTCCTGCAATTATTTCTTCTTTCTTAGGAAAACAATTGTCACAGGTTCTAAAACATCTAGCTGAAAGTACTAAAGATGATTTAATCAGCCTTAGCGGGAAACAAGGAATGAAACTTGATATTCCACAGATTCCTGAATTGCTAATTGACAATACAGACCGTAACCGTACTTCTCCATTTGCATTTACAGGTAACCGTTTCGAGTTCCGTGCAGTTGGTTCAGAAGCAAACTGCGCATCTGCAATGATTGCACTTAACGCTGCTGTTGCTGAACAATTAGTTATTTTCAAACAAGAAGTAGATGCTTTGATTGAAAAAGGTGAACCTAAGATCTCAGCTGTTCTGGAAATTGTACGTAAAACTATTATTGAATGTGAAGCTATTCACTTTGACGGTAACGGTTATAGCGACGAATGGAAAGCTGAAGCATTAAAACGTGGTTTGGATTGTGAAACAAGCGTACCAGTAATCTTTGATAGTTACCTGAAAGAAAGCAGCATTAAAATGTTTGAATCTACAGGTGTAATGACCAAAGTTGAATTGGAAGCACGTAACGAAGTTAAATGGGAAACTTATACTAAGAAGATTCAAATTGAAGCTCGCGTATTAGGTGACTTGGCTATGAATCATATCATTCCTATAGCAACTAAATATCAGTCACAATTAATAGACAATGTCTATAAAATGAAAGACTTATTCCCTGGTGATAAAGCAGCTAAGCTTTCTGCTAAGAACCTGGAACTCATTGAAGAAATAGCAACAAGAACAATCTTCATTCAGGAAAAGGTTAATGAAATGATTGAAGCACGTAAAGTTGCAAACAAGATTGAAGAAGAACGTGAAAAAGCCCTTGTATATCACGATAAAATCGTTCCTACATTGGAAGAAATCCGTTATCATATTGATAAATTAGAGCTTATTGTCGACGATCAATTGTGGACATTGCCTAAATATAGAGAATTGTTATTTATTAGATAA
- the pnuC gene encoding nicotinamide riboside transporter PnuC yields MDYLEIIGTLVGLLYLYLEYKASIYLWFAGVVMPFIYIYVFYAAGLYADMGINIYYLLAGLYGLFMWMKKPAQKGEERPISSTPIKYYFPIIVTFAVLYAGISFLLIRLTDSTVPYADGFVTALSIIGMWMLAYKYIEQWLVWVVVDIACTVLYVYKGLYPTSILYGLYSVIAVFGYFKWKRMMLYNELKDEKIPVTDNH; encoded by the coding sequence ATGGATTATCTTGAAATTATAGGCACACTAGTAGGCTTGCTTTATCTCTATCTGGAGTATAAAGCAAGCATCTATTTGTGGTTTGCCGGAGTAGTGATGCCTTTTATTTATATTTATGTGTTCTATGCGGCGGGACTCTATGCCGACATGGGAATTAATATCTATTATCTGCTGGCTGGTCTTTATGGATTATTTATGTGGATGAAGAAACCCGCACAAAAAGGAGAGGAGAGACCTATTTCCAGCACTCCTATAAAGTACTATTTCCCAATAATTGTTACCTTTGCCGTGCTTTATGCCGGAATATCTTTTCTGTTGATTCGGCTTACAGACAGCACAGTTCCTTATGCCGACGGATTTGTAACCGCACTTAGTATCATTGGAATGTGGATGCTGGCATATAAGTATATAGAACAATGGCTGGTTTGGGTTGTTGTGGATATTGCCTGCACTGTTTTGTATGTTTACAAAGGTCTTTATCCCACATCCATACTTTACGGACTATATTCTGTGATAGCTGTTTTTGGCTATTTCAAATGGAAAAGGATGATGCTTTATAATGAACTGAAAGATGAAAAAATACCCGTTACTGACAATCACTGA
- a CDS encoding thiamine diphosphokinase has protein sequence MKKYPLLTITDTPSAIILANGDYPVHLLPLALLAENDYVVCCDGATDEFVRSGRIPVAIVGDGDSLSELNKKQFASILHSVPDQDTNDLTKAFNYCLQQGKKNILILGATGKREDHTLGNISLLIDYIDEANVEMVTDYGVFTPIAEDCEFESYPGQQVSIFNLSGAVISQERLQYTLPPLNNWWQGTLNASLDHHFIIHTTGKAVIFRAY, from the coding sequence ATGAAAAAATACCCGTTACTGACAATCACTGATACTCCTTCTGCTATTATTCTGGCTAATGGAGACTATCCTGTACATTTGTTGCCGTTAGCTCTTTTGGCTGAAAACGATTATGTGGTTTGCTGTGATGGAGCAACGGATGAGTTTGTCCGCTCGGGAAGAATTCCAGTTGCTATAGTAGGGGATGGAGATTCCCTTTCAGAACTTAATAAAAAGCAATTTGCAAGTATCCTTCATTCAGTACCCGATCAGGATACAAACGACCTGACCAAAGCATTCAATTATTGTTTGCAGCAAGGCAAAAAGAATATACTTATTCTTGGGGCAACAGGGAAAAGAGAAGACCATACATTGGGTAATATCAGTCTGCTGATAGATTATATTGATGAGGCTAATGTGGAAATGGTTACTGATTACGGCGTATTTACTCCCATTGCTGAAGATTGTGAATTTGAAAGCTATCCTGGTCAGCAAGTCTCTATTTTTAATCTTTCCGGTGCTGTTATCTCTCAGGAAAGACTTCAATACACTCTACCTCCTTTAAATAACTGGTGGCAAGGAACTTTAAATGCATCCTTGGATCACCATTTCATTATTCATACCACCGGAAAAGCTGTTATTTTCAGAGCTTACTAA
- a CDS encoding TonB-dependent receptor: MLVGLTLIGSSSFAQVKDSLRLVRLQEVQVVGTRATAKTPVAFSNVSKEQIRKQNFGQDIPFLLTMTPSVVVTSDAGAGVGYTGIRVRGTDASRINVTANGVPMNDAESHTLYWVDMPDFASSIEDIQIQRGAGTSTNGAGAFGGSINMKTESISALPYAEVNGSYGSFNTHKETFKVGTGLLKSRWAFDARISNIGSDGYIDRASTNMKSFFTQAGYYGDNDILKFIVFGGKEKTYHAWNGISKSQLEKDRRYNTCGEITDADGNVTGYYKDQTDNYIQTNYQMLYTHIFSTAWNMNVTLHYTDGEGYYQEYKNGRTLKEYGLVPFTLDGILTKESDLVRQKKMDNGFGGGVFSLNYSAGKLQASFGGAANEYKGNNFGKVIWIKNYIGNLDPDHEYYRNNSDKTDANVYLKANYELLAGLNVYGDLQYRHIHYTIDGLNDKWDWTKTPGGMQTLAIDNNYSFFNPKAGLFWQMNKNNSAYASFSVAQKEPTRNNFTDAKFGKTPSSERLFDYEAGYTYNDSRFLVGVNFYYMKYKDQLILTGQTNDIGEPLADNVPDSYRVGMEYMLGAKITSWLRWDGNATFSQNKIKNYTEYLDNYDANWKPLYTQTAHYVGKTTIAYSPDVIANSMITLTFKNWDATLQSSYVSKQFLNNSEQKDCKLNAYFVNNLRLGYTFSLPAVKSIHVGLSINNLFNEKYESNGWGGSSYVIGTDGSKIRYNDAGYFAQAGTNILAGITLKF; this comes from the coding sequence ATGCTTGTCGGCTTAACACTGATTGGCTCATCGTCTTTTGCGCAGGTAAAGGATAGCTTGCGTTTGGTAAGACTGCAGGAAGTGCAGGTAGTAGGAACACGCGCAACGGCTAAGACTCCGGTTGCATTCTCAAATGTAAGTAAGGAACAAATCAGGAAACAGAACTTTGGGCAGGATATTCCATTCTTGCTCACAATGACTCCTTCAGTTGTAGTAACATCGGATGCGGGAGCAGGAGTAGGGTACACTGGTATAAGAGTTCGCGGAACAGATGCTTCACGAATTAATGTCACAGCAAATGGTGTGCCTATGAATGATGCTGAGTCGCACACGTTGTATTGGGTAGATATGCCCGACTTTGCTTCGTCTATTGAAGATATTCAAATTCAACGCGGAGCCGGAACTTCTACTAATGGAGCTGGTGCATTTGGAGGTAGTATTAATATGAAAACGGAATCTATCTCAGCTTTGCCTTATGCTGAAGTAAACGGTTCGTATGGTTCGTTCAATACGCACAAGGAAACGTTCAAAGTGGGAACCGGATTGCTGAAGAGCCGCTGGGCATTTGATGCGCGTATCTCCAACATCGGATCCGACGGATATATTGACCGGGCTTCTACAAATATGAAGTCGTTCTTTACTCAGGCTGGATATTATGGAGATAATGATATACTGAAATTCATAGTTTTTGGTGGTAAGGAGAAAACTTATCATGCATGGAACGGAATCAGCAAGTCTCAACTAGAGAAAGATCGTCGCTACAACACTTGTGGTGAAATAACAGACGCTGATGGTAATGTAACTGGTTATTATAAAGATCAGACAGATAATTATATCCAGACTAATTACCAGATGCTCTACACTCATATCTTCTCAACAGCCTGGAACATGAATGTAACTTTGCATTATACAGATGGTGAAGGTTATTATCAGGAGTATAAGAATGGACGCACTTTGAAGGAGTACGGACTTGTGCCTTTCACATTGGATGGAATACTAACTAAGGAGAGTGATTTAGTTCGTCAGAAAAAAATGGATAATGGTTTTGGCGGAGGTGTATTCTCATTGAACTATTCTGCTGGTAAGTTACAGGCTTCTTTTGGTGGAGCTGCCAATGAATACAAAGGCAATAACTTTGGAAAGGTAATCTGGATAAAAAACTATATTGGTAATCTGGATCCAGATCATGAATATTATCGCAACAATTCAGATAAAACGGATGCCAATGTTTATTTGAAAGCAAACTATGAACTGTTGGCCGGACTCAATGTTTACGGTGATTTGCAATATCGTCATATCCATTATACCATTGATGGATTGAATGACAAATGGGACTGGACCAAAACTCCTGGTGGTATGCAGACTTTGGCTATAGATAATAACTATAGCTTCTTTAATCCGAAGGCTGGTTTATTCTGGCAGATGAATAAAAACAATTCTGCTTATGCTTCATTTTCTGTGGCTCAGAAAGAACCTACACGTAACAACTTTACGGATGCTAAGTTTGGAAAGACTCCTTCTTCAGAAAGATTGTTCGATTATGAAGCAGGATACACTTATAATGATTCCCGATTCCTTGTAGGTGTGAACTTCTACTACATGAAGTATAAAGATCAGCTTATTCTTACCGGACAAACAAACGATATAGGTGAACCATTGGCCGATAATGTTCCTGATAGTTACCGCGTAGGAATGGAGTATATGCTTGGCGCAAAGATTACTTCGTGGTTAAGATGGGATGGTAATGCTACTTTTAGTCAGAACAAGATTAAGAACTATACAGAATATCTGGATAACTATGATGCCAACTGGAAGCCTTTATATACTCAGACTGCTCATTACGTAGGTAAAACTACCATTGCATATTCACCGGATGTAATAGCTAATAGCATGATTACCTTGACTTTTAAAAACTGGGATGCAACTTTACAATCAAGTTATGTAAGCAAACAGTTTCTTAATAACTCTGAGCAGAAAGATTGCAAACTTAATGCTTACTTTGTGAATAATCTGCGTTTAGGTTATACATTTAGTTTGCCAGCTGTGAAATCAATTCACGTAGGTCTTTCTATAAACAACCTGTTTAATGAAAAGTATGAAAGCAATGGTTGGGGAGGTAGCTCTTATGTTATAGGCACAGACGGAAGCAAGATCCGCTATAACGATGCAGGCTATTTTGCTCAGGCCGGAACAAACATTTTGGCTGGTATTACGTTAAAATTCTGA